acactgagacacactgagacacgctGAGACACGCTGAGACACGCTGAGACACGCTGAGACACGCTGAGACACGCTGAGACACGCTGAGACACTCTGAGACACGCTGAGACACGCTGAGACACGCTGAGACAcgctgagacacactgagacacgctGAGACACTCTGAGACACGCTGAGACACGCTGAGACACGCTGAGACACGCTGAGACACGCTGAGACACGCTGAGACactctgagacacactgagacactctgagacacactgagacactctgagacacactgagacacactgagacacactgagacacactgagacactctGAGACACTCTGAGACACTCTGAGACACTCCGAGACACTCCGAGACACTCCGAGACACTCCGAGACACtatgagacacactgagacacgctGAGACACGCTGAGACACGCTGAGACACTCTGAGACACGCTGAGACACtctgagagagacacacactgagacagacacacactgagacgcgctgagacacacacagacacacacactgagacacactgagacactgagacacacggagacacacggagacacactgagacacactgagacacacactgagacacactgagacactgagacacacggagacacacggagacacacggagacacacggagacacactgagacacactgagacacactgagacacactgagacacagtgagacacagtgagacacacactgagacacacactgagacacacactgagacacacactgagacactgagacacacggagacacacggagacacactgagacactgagacacacggagacacacggagacacactgagacacactgagacacactgagacacactgagacacactgagacactgagacacacggagacacacggagacacactgagacacactgagacacagcgAGACACACACGAGACACACacgagacactgagacacacggagacacacggagacacactgcagacacacacacgagacACACACGAGACACTgcagacacacggagacacacggagacacacggagacacactgacacacacgacacacactgagacacactgagacacactgagacacactgagacacactgagacacagtgagacacagtgagacacacactgagacacacactgagacacacactgagacacacactgagacgctCTCACACACAACGCTCTCTCACAcaacgctctctcacacacacacacacacacacacacacacacacacacacacacacacacacacacacacactcacacacacacacacacacacacacacacacacacacacacacacacacacacacacacacacacacacacacacacacacacacacacacacacacacacacacacagcgctctctctacacacacacacacacacacacacacacacacacacacacacacacacacacacacacacacacacacacacacacacacacacacgctcaaccggCAGAGTGACGGTCTAATCTTGACATGTAGAGTAAAATGTGTCCAATCAGAGAGCTGCCTGTCAGTGGTGATGTCACACATAATCCCAATCCCACAGATTACTggttgagagggggagggagcgagagagaacatTCACTTTGCCACGAAACAGCTaatcaacacacaaacacacacactgagacacacacacactgacacacacacacactgacacacacaaacacacacttagaACACACTGAGAAGGTTGAGGTtgagttgagtgtgtgtgtgtgtgtgtgtgtgtgtgtgtgtgtgtgtgtgtgtgtgtgtgtgtgtgtgtgtgtgtctcagtgtgtgtgtgtgtgtgtgtgtgtgtgtgtgtgtgtgtgtgtgtgtgtgtgtgtgtgtgtgtgtgtgtgtgtgtttgtgtgtgtgtgtgtgtgtgtgtgtgtgtgtgtgtgtgtgtgtgtgtgtgtgtgtgtgtgtgtgtgtgtgtgtgtgtgtgtgtgtgtctcagtgtgtgtgtgtgtgtgtgtgtgtgtgtgtgtgtgtgtgtgtgtgtgtgtgtgtgtgtgtgtctgtttgtgtgtgtgtgtgtgtgtgtctcagtgtgtgtgtgtgtgtgtgtgtgtgtgtgtgtgtgtgtgtgtgtgtgtctcagtgtgtgtgtgtgtctcagtgtgtctcagtgtgtctcagtgtgtgtgtgtgtgtgtgtgtgtgtgtgtgtgtgtgtgtgtgtgtgtgtgtgtgtgtgtgtgtgtgtgtgtgtgtgtgtgtgtgtgtgtctcagtgtgtgtgtctcagtgtgtgtgtctcagtgtgtgtgtgtctcagtgtgtgtgtgtgtctcagtgtgtgtgtgtctcagtgtgtgtgtgtgtgtgtgtgtgtgtgtgtgtgtgtgtgtgtgtgtgtgtgtgtgtgtgtgtctcagtgtgtgtgtctcagtgtgtgtgtgtctcagtgtgtgtgtctcagtgtgtgtgtgtgtctcagtgtgggtgtgtgtgtgtgtgtgtgtgtgtgtgtgtgtgtgtgtgtgtctgtgtgtgtgtgtgtgtgtcagtgtgtgtgtgtgtgtgtgtgtctcagtgtgtgtgtgtgtctcagtgtgtgtgtgtgtgtctcagtgtgtgtgtgtgtgtctcagtgtgtgtgtctcagtgtgtgtgtgtctcagtgtgtgtgtctcagtgtgtgtgtctcagtgtgtgtgtgtctcagtgtgtgtgtgtctcagtgtgtgtgtctcagtgtgtctcagtgtgtgtgtgtgtgtctcagtgtgtgtgtctcagtgtgtgtgtgtgtgtgtgtgtgtgtgtctcagtgtgtgtgtgtgtgtgtgtctcagtgtgtgtgtgtctcagtgtgtgtgtgactcagtgtgtgtgtgtctcagtgtgtctcagtgtgtgtgtctcagtgtgtttgtgtctcagtgtgtgtgtgtctcagtgtgtgtgtgtctcagtgtgttcaggagtcttatggcttgtgggtagaagctgtcttggacctagacttggcgctccggtaccgcttgccgtgcagtagcagagagaacagtctatgactagggtggctggagtctttgacaatttttatggcctttctctgacaccgcctggtatagaggtcctggatggcaggaagcttggccccagcaatttactgggcagtacgcactaccctctgtagtgccttgtggttggaggccgagcaattgtcataccaggcagtgatgcaaccagtcaggatgctctcaatgtagaacctcttgaggatctgaggacccatcccAAATCTTTTCCTGAgaaggaataggctttgtcatgccctcttcacaactgtcttggtgtgtttggaccatgatagtttgttggtgatgtggacaccaaggaacttgaatctctcaacctgctccgctacagccccgtcgatgagaatgggggcgtgctcggtcctccttttcctgtagtccacaatcatctccttagtcttggttacgttgagggataggttgttattctggcaccacccggccaggtctctgaacacctccggatgtggaggtccgaggctggcgtggttacactgtGAGGCTGAatggacgtattgccaaattctctaaaacgatgttgaaggcggcttatggtagagaaattagcataaaattctctggcaacagctctggtggatattcctgcagtcagcatgtcatttgtccgctccctcaacttgagacatctgtgacattgtgttgtgtgacaaaactgcacagtataaagtggccttttattgtccccagcacaaggtgcacctgtgtaatgatcatgccgtttaatcagcttcttggtatgccacacctgtttaggtggatggattatcttggcaaaggagaaatgctcactaacagggatggaaacacatgttgtgcacaaaatatgaaagaaatatgttttttgtgcgtatggaagaATTCtagaatgttttatttcagctcattaaaaatgggaccaacatgttgctttatattattgttcagtatagttagatatctgatagatagatagatatctgatagataggtagatatctgatagatagatagatatctgatagatagatatctgatagatagatacatagatatctgatagataggtagatatctgatagatagatatctgatagatagatagatagatatctgatagatatctgatagatagatatctgatagatagatagatagatatctgatagataggtagatatatagatagatagatagatagatagataggtagatatctgatagatagatagatatctgaTAGATCGATATCTGTTAAAGAGATTTCtgatatatatctatctatctatctatcagatatctatctacctatctatcagatatctatctgtctatctatcagatatatatctatctatctatctatcagatatctatctatctgatagatagacagatagatatctgatagataggtagatagatatctgatagatagatagatagatatctgatagatagacagatagatatctgatagatagatagatatatgatagatagatagatatctgatagatatctgatagatagatagatatctgatagatagatagatatctgatagatagatatctgatagatagatatctgatagatagatagatatctgataggtagatagatagatagatatctgatagatagatagatatatgatagataggtagatagatatctgatagatagatagatagatatctgatagatagatatataatatatagatatctgatatatagatagatagatttctgatagatagatatctgatagatagatttctgatagatagatagatatcggatagatagatagatatatatctgatagatagatagatatctgaTAGATAGATATCTGATAGATAGATATCTGATAGATAGGTAGATATCTgataggtagatagatagatagatatctgatagatatctgatagatatcttatagatagatagatagatatctgatagatagatagatatctgatagatatctgatagatagatagatagatagatatctgatagatagatagatagatatctgatagataggtagatatctgatagatagatagatatctgatagatagatatctgatagatagatatctgatagatatctggtagatagatagatatctgatagatagatagatatctgataggtagatagatagagatagatagatagatatctgatagatagatagatagatatctgatagatagatagatagatatctgatagatagatagatagatatctgatagataggtagatatctgatagatagatagatatctgatagatagatagatatctgatagatagatagatagatagatagatatctgatagatagatagatatctgatagatagatagatagatatctgatagatagatagatagatatctgatagatagatatctgatagatagatatctgatagatagatatctgatagatagatagatatctgaTAGATAGATATCTGATAGATAGATATCTGATAGATAGATATCTGATAGATAGATTTCTGATAGATAGATATCTGATAGATAGATATCTGATAAAGAGATATCTGATAGATAGATAttttatagatagatatatagatatctgatagatagatagatatatatctgatagatagatatctgatagatagatagatatctcaaatcaaatcaaatcaaatcaaattttattagtcacatacacacatggttagcagatgttaatgcgagtgtagcgaaatgcttgtgcttctagttccgacaatgcagtaataaccaacaagtaatctaacctaacaattccacaactactaccttatacacacacacaagtgtaaagggataaagaatatatacataaagatatatgaatgagtggtggtacagaacggcatggcaagatgcagtagatggtatagagtacggtatatacatatgagatgagtactgtagggtatgtaaacataaagtggcatagtttaaagtggctagtggtacatgtattacataaagatggcaagatgcagtagatgatatagagtacagtatatacatatgagatgggtaatgtagggtatgtaaacattatattaagtggcattgtttaaagtggctagtggtacatttttacataatttccatcaattcccatttttaaagtggctggagttgagtcagtatgttggcagcggccgctaaatgttagtggtggctgtttaacagtctgatggccttgagatagaagctgtttttcagtctctcggtccctgctttgatgcacctgtactgacctcgccttctggatgatagcggggtgaacaggcagtggcttgggtggttgttgtccttgatgatctttatggccttcctgtgacatcgggtggtgtaggtgtcctggagggcaggtagtttgcccccggtgatgcgttctgcagacctcactaccctctggagagccttacggttgtgggcggagcagttgccgtaccaggcggtgatacagcccgacaggatgctctcgattgtgcatctgtagaagtttgtgagtgcttttggtgacaagccgaatttcttcagcctcctgaggttgaagaggcgctgctgcgccttcttcacaacgctgtctgtgtgggtggaccaattcagtttgtccgtgatgtgtacaccgaggaacttaaaactttccaccttctccactactgacccgtcaatgtggataggggggtgctccctctgctgtttcctgaagtccacaatcatctcctttgttttgttgacgttgagtgtgaggttattttcctgacaccacactccgagggccctcacctcctccctgtaggccgtctcgtcgttgttggtaatcaagcctaccactgtagtgtcatccgcaaacttgatgattgagttggaggcgtgcatggccacgcagtcgtgggtgaacagggagtacaggagagggctcagaacgcacccttgtggggccccagtgttgaggatcagcggggtggagatgttgttacctaccctcaccacctgggggcggcccgtcaggaagtccaggacccagttgcacagggcggggtcgagacccagggtctcgagcttgatgacgagtttggagggtactatggtgttaaatgctgagctgtaatcgatgaacagcattctcacatgggtattcctcttgtccagatgggttagggcagtgtgcagtgtggttgcgattgcgtcgtctgtggacctattgggtcggtaagcaaattggagtgggtctggggtgtccggtagggtggaggtgatatggtccttgactagtctctcaaagcacttcatgatggcggaagtgagtgctacggggcggtagtcgtttagctcagttaccttagctttcttgggaacaggaacaatggtggccctcttgaagcatgtgggaacagcagactgggataaggattgattgaatatgtccgtaaacacaccagccagctggtctgcgcatgctctgaggacgcggctgggaatgccgtctgggcctgcagccttgcgagggttaacacgtttaaatgttttactcacctcggctgcagtgaaggagagcccgcaggttttggtagggggccgtgtcagtggcactgtattgtcctcaaagcgggcaaaaaagttgtttagcctgtctgggagcaagacatcctggtccgcgacggggctggttttctttttgtaatccgtgattgactgtagaccctgccacatacctcttgtgtctgagctgttgaattgcgactcgattttgtctctgtactgggacttagcctgtttgattgccttgcggagagaatagctacactgtttgtattcggtcatgcttccggtcaccttgccctggttaaaagcagtggttcgcgctttcagtttcacgcgaatgctgccgtcaatccacggtttctggtttgggaatgttttaatcgttgctgtgggtacgacatcgtcaatgcacttcctaatgaactcgctcaccgaatcagcatattcgtcaatattgttgttggacgcaatgcggaacatattccaatccgcgtgatcgaagcagtcttgaagcgtggattcagattggtcggaccagcgttgaacagacctgagcgcgggagcttgttgttttagtttctgtttgtaggctggaatcaacaaaatggagtcgtggtcagcttttccgaaaggggggcgggggagggccttatatgcgtcgcggaaattagtataacaatgatctagggtttttccagccctggtagcacaatcgatatgctgatagaatttagggagttttgtttttagattagccttgttaaaatccccagctacgatgaatgcagcctcagggtgtgtggtttccagtttacaaagagtcagataaagttcgttcagggccatcgatgtgtctgcttgggggggaatatatacggctgtgattatgattgaagagaattcccttggtagataatgcggtcgacattttattgtgaggagttctagatcaggtgaacagaatgacttgagttcctgtgtgttgttatgatgatcacaccacgtctcgttaatcataaggcatacccccccgcccctcttcttaccagaaagatgtttgtttctgtcggcgcgatgcatgaagaaaccagctggctgcaccgactccgttagcgtctcttgagttagccatgtttccgtgaagcagagcacgttgcaatccctgatgtctctctggaatgctacccgtgctcggatttcatcaaccttattgtcaagagactggacattggcgagtagtatgctagggagtggagcgcgatgtgcccgtctccgaagcctgaccacgagaccgcctcgtttgccccttttacggcgtcgcacagggtcgccggctgggatcagatccattgtattgggtggaaggcaaaacactggatccgtttcgggaaagtcatattcctggaggaacgatgatgagttgacgttaatcgtatattcagtagttcctcccgactgtatgtaatgaaacctaagattacctggggtaccgatgtaagaaataacacataaaaaaacaaaatactgcatattttccaaggaacgcgaagcgaggcggccatctctttttcggcgccggaagtccatgatatctgatagatagatagatagataggtagatatctgatagatagatagatatctgatagatagatatctgatagatatctgatagatagatagatagatatctgatagatagatagatagatagatagatatctgaTAGATATATTTCTGATAGATAGATATCTGATAGATAGATttctgatagatagatagatatctgaTAGATAGATATCTGATAAAGAGATttctgatagatagatagatatctgaTAGATATATAtcttatagatagatagatagatatctgatagatagatagatatacactgctcaaaaaaataaagggaacacttaaacaacacaatgtaactccaagtcaatcacacttctgtgaaatcaaactgtccacttaggaagcaacactgattgacaataaatttcacatgctgttgtgcaaatggaatagacaaaaggtggaaattataggcaattagcaagacacccccaataaaggagtggttctgcaggtggtgaccacagaccacttctcagttcctatgcttcctggctgatgttttggtcacttttgaatgctggcggtgctctcactctagtggtagcatgagacggagtctacaacccacacaagtggctcaggtagtgcagctcatccaggatggcacatcaatgcgagctgtggcaagaaggtttgctgtgtctgtcagcgtagtgtccagagcatggaggcgctaccaggagataggccagtacatcaggagacgtggaggaggccgtaggagggcaacaacccagcagcaggaccgctacctccgcctttgtgcaaggaggatcaggaggagcactgccagagccctgcaaaatgacttccagcaggccacaaatgtgcatgtgtctgctcaaacggtcagaaacagactaaGTAAtaagtgtatattctctctctccaccagttctatgagctgtgttgttagtgtatagtctctctctccaccagttatatgagctgtgttgttagtgtatattctctctctccac
The DNA window shown above is from Salvelinus alpinus chromosome 31, SLU_Salpinus.1, whole genome shotgun sequence and carries:
- the LOC139561619 gene encoding keratin-associated protein 12-2-like; this encodes MGPQILKRFYIESILTGCITACVSVSCLGVSRSVSECLGVSQSVSECLRVSQCVSVCLSVSQCVSECLSVSQSVSVCLRVSQRVSACLSVSQRVSACLSVSQSVSACLSVSQRVSACLSVSQRVSECLSVSQRVSACLSVSQRVSACLSVSQCVSVCLSVSQCVSACLSMSQSVSVCLTQ